A region of Jonquetella anthropi DSM 22815 DNA encodes the following proteins:
- the purE gene encoding 5-(carboxyamino)imidazole ribonucleotide mutase yields the protein MTPQVGIVLGSASDEPLAQKAASVLKDFGVEFEVTVASAHRTPVDAQRYAQNAARRGLKALIAVAGLSAALPGVLASHTLLPVLGVPASGGALTGLDALYAIAQMPSGVPVGCLGIDGASNAALLAVRIVALSDRDVAARLVEYRDKNAQKTRDSRAKLSGLPLAPDDAFQE from the coding sequence ATGACCCCTCAGGTTGGAATCGTCCTCGGCTCGGCCAGCGATGAGCCATTAGCCCAGAAGGCCGCGTCGGTCCTGAAGGACTTCGGCGTTGAATTTGAGGTGACCGTCGCGTCGGCCCACCGCACGCCGGTCGACGCCCAGCGCTACGCGCAGAACGCCGCGCGCCGCGGGCTGAAGGCGCTTATCGCGGTTGCCGGATTGTCGGCCGCCCTGCCGGGCGTATTGGCGTCCCACACGCTCCTTCCGGTCCTAGGCGTTCCCGCTTCCGGAGGCGCTCTGACCGGCCTTGACGCCCTCTACGCCATCGCCCAGATGCCCAGCGGCGTGCCGGTCGGCTGCCTCGGAATTGACGGGGCGTCAAACGCCGCCCTGCTGGCCGTCCGAATCGTCGCCTTGAGCGACCGGGACGTCGCCGCCCGGCTGGTCGAGTACCGGGACAAAAACGCCCAAAAGACCCGGGACTCCCGGGCCAAGCTGTCAGGGCTGCCCCTCGCGCCAGACGACGCGTTTCAAGAGTAG
- a CDS encoding protein-export chaperone SecB has product MKEIRLADFRAENLIFSINHQFKPSDKQVPLALRVNQRVRMSAKPEEPVFLNMALTVFGDAEKNNYPFTVVADVTGVFFVNAEGQDREAILKDHGLEILMPYMRAMVSQLVSLANLPTPVILPPLDADAFHSEPTAEPEADGESAEAEEPKE; this is encoded by the coding sequence ATGAAAGAGATTCGCCTTGCTGATTTTCGGGCAGAGAACCTGATTTTTTCGATCAACCACCAGTTTAAGCCGAGCGACAAACAGGTGCCGCTTGCTTTGCGGGTGAACCAGCGCGTCCGCATGAGCGCCAAGCCGGAGGAGCCCGTGTTCCTCAACATGGCACTGACGGTTTTCGGCGACGCGGAGAAGAACAACTACCCGTTCACCGTCGTGGCCGACGTGACCGGCGTGTTCTTCGTCAACGCTGAAGGACAGGATCGGGAAGCGATCCTGAAGGATCACGGCTTGGAGATTCTCATGCCCTACATGCGGGCGATGGTCTCGCAGCTCGTCTCGCTGGCGAACCTGCCCACGCCGGTCATTCTCCCGCCGCTGGACGCCGACGCCTTCCACAGCGAGCCGACGGCCGAGCCTGAAGCCGACGGGGAGTCAGCCGAAGCGGAGGAGCCGAAAGAGTAG
- a CDS encoding FeoA family protein has translation MGRKMSDCASGEKVLIRAVEITDKATLKRLADLGIFPGSAVEICKNVDGQIIIGVAEARVSIERLISSQIIVA, from the coding sequence ATGGGACGCAAAATGAGCGACTGTGCCTCTGGAGAGAAAGTGTTGATCCGAGCCGTTGAGATCACCGACAAGGCCACCCTCAAACGGCTGGCCGACTTGGGAATTTTCCCCGGATCGGCCGTTGAGATCTGCAAGAACGTAGACGGCCAGATCATCATCGGGGTGGCTGAAGCCCGGGTTTCAATCGAACGGCTGATCAGTTCCCAGATTATCGTCGCCTGA
- the purN gene encoding phosphoribosylglycinamide formyltransferase codes for MIRLAVLLSGRGTNMAALAERCSKDPRFSVAFVASSRADAPGLAKARQFGLQTAVLPYREGKEAAEGELTRLICDSDVSLIVLAGFMRILSPQFVAAHRGRIVNIHPALLPAFPGAHAIDDFWATGEKYSGVTVHLVDELTDHGPILVQEAVAREDGDTRESYEEKIHAAEHRIYWPAVRDYALSLPGAGKGDLNEETSAAFCQR; via the coding sequence ATGATCCGCCTGGCCGTTTTGCTGTCCGGCCGAGGAACCAACATGGCCGCTCTGGCCGAACGATGTTCAAAAGATCCCCGTTTTTCCGTGGCCTTCGTCGCCTCGAGCAGAGCCGACGCGCCCGGACTGGCCAAAGCCCGACAGTTTGGCCTGCAAACGGCCGTCCTTCCCTACAGGGAAGGGAAAGAGGCGGCTGAGGGCGAACTGACCCGGCTGATTTGTGACTCAGATGTCAGCCTCATCGTTCTGGCCGGGTTCATGCGGATCCTCTCGCCCCAGTTCGTCGCCGCTCATCGGGGACGAATCGTCAACATTCACCCGGCGCTTCTGCCAGCTTTTCCGGGCGCCCACGCGATCGACGACTTCTGGGCGACGGGAGAGAAATACTCCGGCGTGACGGTTCACCTCGTCGACGAGCTGACCGACCACGGGCCGATTCTCGTTCAAGAGGCCGTCGCCAGGGAAGACGGCGATACCCGCGAGTCGTATGAGGAAAAAATTCACGCGGCCGAACACCGTATCTACTGGCCCGCCGTTCGAGACTACGCGCTGTCGCTCCCCGGCGCGGGGAAAGGAGACCTGAATGAAGAAACGAGCGCTGCTTTCTGTCAGCGATAA
- the purM gene encoding phosphoribosylformylglycinamidine cyclo-ligase, whose translation MTLTYEKSGVSIAGGDQWVETIKKIMKGVPADPAVVGGIGGFSGLYRLSGTTLLAGCCDGVGTKVELARATGIFAPIGQDLVAMNVNDLVTGGARPLFFLDYIACGALNEPVFAPVVESVARACASCGCALLGGETAEMPGVYGPQTFDLAGFAVGVVDERDVIDGSSVQEGDLLVGLHSSGVHSNGYTLVREALAQSIAKGDLSRPGPVPGETLGQSLMKPTRLYVNQALSAARTGAVKAMAHITGGGMAGNVNRVLPAGLVCDVDFSSWKRPAVFDLIASCGVAEDEMRRVFNLGIGFVMITSPDSLGRLTDALKAAGENPQVIGRVVRA comes from the coding sequence ATGACTTTGACGTATGAGAAAAGCGGCGTCAGCATCGCCGGCGGCGATCAGTGGGTCGAGACCATCAAGAAAATCATGAAGGGCGTTCCCGCCGATCCTGCGGTCGTCGGCGGCATCGGCGGCTTCAGCGGCCTGTACCGGCTCAGCGGGACAACGCTTCTGGCCGGCTGCTGCGACGGCGTGGGAACAAAGGTTGAACTGGCCCGCGCGACGGGCATTTTCGCGCCGATCGGCCAAGACTTGGTGGCCATGAACGTGAACGACCTCGTCACAGGCGGCGCCCGGCCGCTGTTTTTCCTCGACTACATCGCCTGCGGCGCCCTGAACGAGCCGGTTTTCGCCCCCGTCGTCGAGTCGGTCGCCCGGGCCTGCGCGTCCTGCGGCTGCGCCCTCTTGGGCGGGGAAACCGCCGAAATGCCCGGCGTGTACGGTCCCCAGACGTTTGACTTGGCCGGCTTTGCCGTCGGCGTCGTGGACGAGCGAGACGTGATCGACGGCTCGTCGGTTCAGGAGGGTGACCTGCTGGTCGGACTTCACAGTTCCGGCGTCCACAGCAACGGGTACACGTTGGTTCGGGAAGCTCTGGCCCAGTCTATCGCCAAAGGCGACCTGTCCCGTCCCGGGCCGGTTCCCGGCGAGACGCTTGGCCAGTCGCTGATGAAGCCCACCCGGCTTTACGTCAATCAGGCCCTGAGCGCGGCCCGAACCGGGGCCGTCAAGGCGATGGCCCATATCACCGGCGGCGGCATGGCCGGCAACGTCAACCGGGTTCTTCCTGCCGGGCTCGTTTGCGACGTGGACTTTTCGAGCTGGAAGCGGCCGGCGGTGTTCGACCTGATCGCTTCCTGCGGCGTGGCCGAGGACGAGATGCGCCGGGTGTTCAACTTGGGCATCGGGTTTGTGATGATCACGTCGCCGGACTCGCTCGGCCGGCTGACTGACGCGCTCAAAGCCGCCGGAGAAAACCCACAGGTCATCGGACGGGTCGTTCGGGCATGA
- a CDS encoding 3-oxoacyl-ACP synthase III family protein, whose product MNGASIRGISWVTGTRRVTNEDLVAEFGTWTAKKISSKTGVSVRWLATGETTSQLSARAGEAFFAEHPGVSRESIDMLVLCTETPDYLLPATACVVHRLLGLRKTCGAFDYNLGCSGYCYGLALCKGFITSGLARRVLLVTCDLVTRHINPRDKATRPIFGDAATVTLVEESAADHLPFLSFGTDGSGADALIIPAGGTACPRSESTGVETANRFGNVSCAENLFMDGRRVLDFGVTEVPASLSALLAASGESFESVDLIVFHQATRLMLETLRDSMSIPPEKFVIDLEDTGNTVSSTIPLALARAVRAGRLKPGMKVLLSGFGVGFSWSSALVHWDEEAK is encoded by the coding sequence ATGAACGGTGCGTCGATCAGAGGAATTTCTTGGGTGACCGGAACCCGCCGGGTGACGAATGAAGATCTCGTGGCCGAGTTTGGGACGTGGACGGCTAAAAAAATCAGCTCGAAGACGGGAGTGTCGGTTCGCTGGCTGGCGACGGGCGAGACGACGTCCCAGCTGTCGGCCCGGGCGGGCGAGGCGTTTTTCGCCGAACACCCTGGCGTTTCCCGGGAGTCGATCGACATGCTGGTGCTCTGCACCGAGACGCCCGACTATCTGCTGCCCGCCACGGCTTGCGTGGTGCACCGCCTGCTGGGCCTGAGAAAAACCTGCGGGGCGTTCGACTACAATTTGGGCTGCTCAGGGTACTGCTACGGCTTGGCGCTGTGCAAAGGGTTCATCACTTCCGGGCTGGCCCGGCGCGTCCTGCTGGTGACCTGCGACTTGGTAACCCGCCACATCAACCCGCGCGACAAGGCGACTCGGCCGATTTTCGGCGACGCAGCGACGGTCACGCTGGTGGAGGAGAGTGCGGCCGATCATCTCCCGTTTTTGAGCTTCGGCACCGACGGGAGCGGCGCGGACGCGCTGATCATTCCGGCGGGCGGCACGGCCTGTCCCCGCTCGGAGTCGACCGGCGTCGAGACGGCCAACCGGTTCGGCAACGTGAGCTGCGCTGAGAACCTGTTCATGGACGGCCGACGGGTGCTCGACTTTGGCGTGACCGAAGTCCCGGCGTCGCTGAGCGCCCTGCTTGCCGCCAGCGGCGAGAGCTTTGAGTCTGTGGACTTGATCGTGTTCCATCAGGCGACCCGGCTGATGCTTGAGACGCTTCGGGACAGCATGAGCATCCCGCCGGAGAAGTTCGTCATCGACCTAGAGGACACGGGCAACACGGTGAGTTCTACGATCCCTCTGGCTCTGGCCCGGGCCGTGCGCGCTGGGCGTCTTAAGCCGGGAATGAAGGTCCTGCTGTCGGGGTTTGGCGTCGGGTTCTCGTGGAGCAGCGCGCTGGTCCACTGGGACGAAGAGGCAAAGTAA
- the purD gene encoding phosphoribosylamine--glycine ligase translates to MKPINCLVIGSGGREHAICLALSRSSRCGRLIAAPGNPGMEGLAEVCPVPWQDAAAVVDLCKKRAVDLVVVGPEAPLAAGLADELRQAGLSVFGPGAAGARLESDKAFAKDFMRAAGVPTARSVLCRSTAEAEAALSQFVPPYVVKATGLAAGKGVFVEPELSGALSACRQLLQDRTLGAAGEQVLIEEGLTGRELSVMIVTDGKSWRLLPFSQDHKRLQDGDKGPNTGGMGAYAPVSWVGDDLKKRIIAQVVEPSVAGLVAQNIPFRGVLYAGLMIGPDGKINVLEYNVRLGDPEAQVLLPLCGDTWLDLCLAAAQGELGPSGSVPVSGSAVCVVLASKTYPFGPSDPAVITGVDEAEKLPGVRVFHSGTSRRDGKLLAVGGRVLCVSAAAATFDEARELAYRASELISFDGCQKRNDIGHDALKGA, encoded by the coding sequence ATGAAGCCGATTAACTGTCTTGTGATCGGAAGCGGCGGACGGGAACACGCCATCTGTCTGGCCCTGTCCCGCTCAAGCCGCTGCGGCCGGCTGATCGCCGCCCCGGGCAACCCGGGGATGGAAGGTCTCGCCGAAGTTTGTCCCGTCCCGTGGCAGGACGCCGCCGCGGTGGTTGACCTGTGCAAAAAACGCGCCGTCGACTTGGTCGTCGTCGGGCCGGAAGCCCCTTTGGCCGCCGGCCTCGCGGACGAACTGCGCCAGGCCGGGCTGTCGGTCTTCGGCCCGGGCGCGGCGGGTGCTCGGCTCGAGAGCGACAAAGCGTTCGCCAAGGACTTCATGCGCGCCGCCGGCGTGCCGACGGCCCGGTCGGTCCTCTGCCGTTCCACCGCCGAGGCCGAGGCCGCCCTATCCCAGTTCGTCCCGCCCTACGTGGTCAAGGCCACAGGGCTTGCGGCAGGCAAGGGCGTCTTCGTCGAGCCCGAACTCTCCGGCGCCCTGTCGGCCTGCCGCCAGCTGCTTCAAGACCGGACGCTGGGCGCGGCAGGAGAACAGGTTCTCATCGAAGAGGGGTTGACCGGCCGGGAACTGTCGGTCATGATCGTCACGGACGGGAAGTCGTGGCGACTGCTCCCGTTCAGCCAAGACCACAAACGGCTCCAAGACGGCGACAAGGGCCCGAACACCGGCGGAATGGGCGCGTATGCGCCCGTCTCTTGGGTGGGCGACGACTTGAAAAAGCGAATCATCGCCCAAGTGGTCGAGCCGTCGGTCGCCGGCCTTGTCGCGCAGAACATACCGTTCCGCGGCGTGCTGTACGCCGGACTGATGATCGGCCCGGACGGAAAGATCAACGTCTTGGAGTACAACGTCCGGCTCGGCGACCCAGAAGCCCAAGTCCTTCTGCCACTCTGCGGCGACACTTGGCTTGACCTGTGCCTTGCGGCCGCTCAGGGGGAGCTCGGCCCGTCCGGCAGCGTCCCCGTATCCGGATCAGCGGTCTGCGTCGTCTTAGCCTCGAAAACCTACCCGTTCGGCCCGAGCGACCCGGCGGTCATCACGGGCGTCGACGAGGCCGAAAAACTGCCCGGCGTCCGCGTCTTCCACTCCGGCACGTCGCGGCGTGACGGAAAACTCTTGGCCGTCGGCGGGCGGGTGCTGTGCGTCTCAGCGGCGGCGGCGACGTTTGACGAAGCGCGGGAACTGGCCTACCGAGCGAGCGAACTGATCTCGTTTGACGGGTGCCAAAAACGAAACGATATTGGGCATGACGCCCTGAAAGGAGCTTGA
- a CDS encoding TrkH family potassium uptake protein, with product MKNPLVLKILGWFGLVVSGTLVLPLAWALWDASADWLPILCSLAAGGVLSGLMIFVGTGLSAQKEQNINAGDAAVIVTGAWVLASALGALPYWLGGYCSYTDAFFEAMSGFTTTGASVFPLVEALPRGILFWRALTHWLGGMGIIVLGLTVLKLSGVGGMELYKAEAPTPLPEKLTPRLCQTALWLWLIYMGLTAAETAALVVCGMTPFHALCHAFSTMATGGFSTFNGSVGQLNSPAVEWVIIVFMVLAGVNFTLHFLALRGEVSCYWKDDECRLYGGILLAGGAFAAVLAMRAGFFTQWGEAFRRGLFTVVSTMTTTGFVVCNYDLWPAAAKFLLMLLICIGASAGSTGGGMKCARIIVLFRQCRRELRHSLAPYRVDVLHYGGGQLKDRDVSSIGTFFVAYVSCLGLLSLLAALLGCDATTALTSVITCLGNTGPGLGSVGPVGNYAALAGSVKWVLSFAMLLGRLEIITVALAFFSSFRRL from the coding sequence ATGAAAAATCCCCTCGTCCTGAAAATTTTAGGGTGGTTTGGGCTGGTCGTCTCTGGGACCTTGGTCCTTCCGCTCGCTTGGGCGCTCTGGGACGCCTCGGCGGATTGGCTCCCAATTCTCTGTTCTTTAGCCGCCGGCGGCGTCCTGTCGGGGCTGATGATCTTTGTCGGGACCGGACTGTCGGCTCAAAAGGAGCAGAACATCAACGCCGGGGACGCGGCGGTGATTGTGACCGGCGCGTGGGTTCTCGCGTCCGCTTTGGGCGCGCTCCCTTACTGGCTTGGCGGGTACTGCAGCTACACCGACGCGTTTTTCGAGGCCATGTCGGGGTTCACGACGACCGGCGCGTCAGTTTTCCCGCTGGTGGAGGCCTTACCGCGGGGGATTCTCTTTTGGCGGGCCCTGACTCACTGGCTGGGCGGCATGGGGATCATCGTGCTGGGGCTGACAGTTCTCAAGCTGTCAGGCGTGGGCGGCATGGAGCTCTACAAGGCCGAGGCGCCGACGCCCCTGCCTGAGAAGCTCACCCCTCGGCTGTGTCAGACCGCCCTGTGGCTGTGGCTCATCTACATGGGGCTGACGGCGGCGGAGACCGCTGCGCTCGTCGTCTGCGGCATGACGCCCTTTCACGCCCTGTGCCACGCGTTTTCCACCATGGCGACCGGCGGCTTTTCGACCTTCAACGGCTCGGTCGGGCAGCTGAACAGCCCGGCGGTGGAGTGGGTCATCATCGTCTTTATGGTGCTGGCGGGCGTCAACTTTACCCTTCACTTTCTCGCCCTTCGGGGCGAGGTTTCTTGTTATTGGAAGGACGACGAATGCCGGCTGTACGGCGGAATTCTGTTGGCCGGCGGCGCCTTCGCGGCGGTCCTCGCGATGCGGGCAGGGTTTTTCACCCAATGGGGAGAGGCGTTTCGGCGCGGGCTGTTTACCGTCGTCAGCACTATGACGACCACGGGATTTGTGGTCTGCAACTACGACCTGTGGCCTGCCGCGGCGAAGTTCCTTCTTATGCTGCTCATCTGCATCGGCGCGAGCGCTGGGTCGACCGGCGGCGGCATGAAGTGCGCCCGGATCATCGTCCTCTTCCGTCAGTGCCGTCGGGAGCTCCGCCACAGCTTGGCTCCCTACCGGGTGGACGTGCTCCACTACGGCGGCGGGCAGCTCAAAGACCGGGACGTGTCGTCCATCGGGACGTTTTTTGTGGCCTATGTGTCCTGTCTCGGCCTGCTGTCATTGCTGGCCGCGCTGTTGGGCTGCGACGCCACGACGGCCCTCACGTCGGTGATCACCTGCCTGGGCAACACCGGTCCTGGGCTTGGCTCCGTCGGCCCGGTCGGCAACTACGCGGCTCTGGCCGGGTCGGTCAAGTGGGTGCTGTCGTTCGCCATGCTTTTGGGCCGCCTTGAGATCATCACCGTCGCGTTGGCCTTTTTTTCGTCCTTCCGGAGGCTCTGA
- the purH gene encoding bifunctional phosphoribosylaminoimidazolecarboxamide formyltransferase/IMP cyclohydrolase, which produces MKKRALLSVSDKTGLEKLARGLIERDFELISSSGTAKFLRSAGLPVTEVADVTGFPSILGGRVKTLHPAVFGGILARRDEPSDLGELVSRNISPIDLVVCNLYPFERAASDGAGTAELVEQIDIGGVSLLRAAAKNFRFVTVLCRPDQYDAALADWDLRGDFSDGFRRHAAVQALNQTARYDAVIVRTLSRSLGEPCPNDAPLALSSVNPLKYGENPYQSAELLLPAASRFPLEIKSGGGLSYNNVLDLDAAMRAFALLRDRPAAAVIKHTTPCGIAQADTLEEAWQLAHACDPVSSFGGVAAVTRNIDAPFARILADRFLEVLLCPSIDDDALAILSARRPKLRIAVWDGVQPQAKGLRSTWTGFLAQDDGLPPLPSPDAGRWVGTPRPELWDDLILAWKAAALSKSNAVAMVKNGATVGIGMGFCSRLFAVEFAARQAGEKARGTVMASDAFFPFPDGVEEAARAGVQAIIQPGGSVKDEEVFAVSEKLGVSQFITGVRTFRH; this is translated from the coding sequence ATGAAGAAACGAGCGCTGCTTTCTGTCAGCGATAAAACCGGGCTGGAGAAACTGGCCCGGGGACTCATCGAAAGGGATTTCGAGCTAATCTCGAGCTCCGGCACGGCCAAGTTCCTGCGCTCAGCCGGACTGCCAGTGACCGAGGTCGCCGACGTCACGGGCTTCCCGTCCATTTTGGGCGGCCGGGTCAAAACGCTGCACCCGGCCGTTTTCGGCGGCATTCTGGCCCGCCGGGACGAGCCGTCGGACTTGGGCGAACTGGTCAGCCGAAACATCAGCCCGATTGACCTAGTGGTCTGCAACCTGTACCCGTTCGAGCGCGCCGCGTCTGACGGCGCGGGCACCGCCGAGCTGGTCGAACAAATTGACATCGGCGGCGTCTCGCTCCTGCGCGCCGCGGCGAAGAACTTTCGGTTTGTGACGGTTCTCTGCCGCCCTGACCAGTACGACGCCGCGCTGGCCGACTGGGACCTGCGGGGAGATTTCTCCGACGGGTTCCGCCGCCACGCGGCCGTCCAAGCGCTGAACCAAACGGCCCGGTACGACGCCGTCATCGTGAGGACCTTGAGCCGGTCCCTCGGCGAACCCTGCCCCAACGACGCGCCGCTGGCTCTGAGTTCGGTCAATCCGCTCAAGTACGGCGAAAACCCCTACCAGTCCGCCGAGCTTCTGCTGCCCGCCGCTTCCCGCTTCCCGCTGGAGATTAAATCAGGCGGGGGCCTGTCATACAACAACGTCCTCGACTTGGACGCGGCCATGCGGGCCTTTGCCCTGCTCCGCGACCGGCCCGCCGCAGCGGTCATCAAGCACACGACGCCCTGCGGGATTGCCCAGGCCGACACGCTCGAAGAGGCGTGGCAGCTGGCCCACGCCTGCGACCCGGTGTCGTCGTTCGGCGGCGTCGCCGCGGTCACGCGGAACATCGACGCGCCGTTCGCCCGAATCCTGGCCGACCGATTCCTTGAAGTCCTGCTCTGCCCGAGCATCGACGACGACGCCTTAGCCATTCTGTCGGCCCGGCGTCCTAAGCTGCGAATCGCCGTTTGGGACGGCGTCCAGCCGCAGGCGAAAGGCCTGCGCTCCACTTGGACCGGATTTCTCGCCCAAGACGACGGGCTGCCGCCGCTTCCGTCCCCTGACGCGGGCCGGTGGGTCGGCACACCTCGGCCGGAGCTCTGGGACGACTTGATTCTGGCTTGGAAGGCTGCCGCGCTCTCCAAGAGCAACGCCGTCGCCATGGTCAAGAACGGCGCGACGGTCGGCATCGGCATGGGCTTCTGCAGCCGACTGTTCGCCGTCGAGTTCGCCGCCCGTCAGGCCGGGGAGAAAGCTAGGGGCACCGTCATGGCCAGCGACGCGTTTTTTCCGTTCCCTGACGGAGTGGAAGAGGCCGCTCGGGCTGGCGTTCAGGCCATCATTCAGCCCGGCGGCTCGGTGAAGGACGAAGAGGTTTTCGCCGTCTCCGAAAAGCTCGGCGTCAGCCAGTTCATCACCGGCGTCCGCACGTTCCGGCACTGA
- the purF gene encoding amidophosphoribosyltransferase has product MCGIIGAFSSRGAHLLEEIYLGLYALQHRGQEAAGVAWSDEAGQVLCRRGNGLVHLALSQTELAQVTCQAAIGHVRYATTGGTGLANAQPLAASSSVHGSFAVAHNGNLTNTDELKRQMEHGGAIFQSRTDTEVVLHLISHQPDVPFADAVQRSCTKLRGAFSLVIVHENRLIAVRDPWGFRPLALGERDGVFYVASESCAFDLLGAHFIRDLDPGEILLIDSTGLHSSKLPLTPARHYHCAFEYVYFARPDSVIDGVSVYESRIRMGRELAKTNGCPTDAVVTGLPDSGTIAALGYAAESGHAYQAAIVRNRYSGRTFIEPTPRVRELGVQKKLNPIRSLIEGRQLVAIDDSVVRGTTSRKVCDLLRRCGARGIHLRISSPPVCYPCFYGIDTPSRDDLVAAQKSVPAMASQFGCDSLQYLTKEALIRSIGKPACELCTACFDGHYMEEDER; this is encoded by the coding sequence ATGTGCGGGATCATCGGAGCTTTTTCCTCCAGGGGGGCTCACCTCCTGGAGGAAATTTACTTAGGCCTGTACGCCCTACAGCACCGAGGGCAGGAAGCCGCCGGCGTCGCGTGGTCTGACGAGGCCGGGCAAGTCCTGTGCCGCCGGGGAAACGGGTTGGTACATCTGGCCCTTTCCCAGACCGAGCTGGCTCAGGTGACCTGCCAAGCGGCGATCGGCCACGTCCGCTACGCCACTACCGGCGGAACCGGCCTTGCCAACGCCCAGCCTCTTGCGGCCAGCTCGTCCGTTCACGGGTCGTTCGCCGTCGCTCACAACGGCAACCTGACCAACACCGACGAGCTCAAGCGGCAGATGGAACACGGCGGGGCGATTTTCCAGTCCCGCACCGACACGGAAGTCGTGCTCCACCTGATCAGCCATCAACCCGACGTGCCGTTCGCTGACGCGGTCCAGCGCAGCTGCACCAAACTTCGCGGCGCGTTTTCTCTGGTAATCGTCCACGAAAACCGACTCATCGCCGTCCGCGACCCTTGGGGGTTCCGTCCCTTGGCCCTAGGCGAGCGCGACGGGGTGTTCTACGTGGCGTCGGAGAGCTGCGCCTTTGACCTGCTGGGAGCCCATTTCATCCGCGATCTTGACCCAGGCGAAATTCTTCTGATCGACTCGACGGGCCTCCACTCGTCCAAGTTGCCGCTCACGCCGGCCCGACACTATCACTGCGCGTTTGAATACGTCTACTTCGCCCGGCCTGACAGCGTCATCGACGGCGTGTCGGTGTACGAGAGCCGGATCCGCATGGGCCGGGAGCTCGCCAAGACGAACGGCTGTCCGACCGACGCGGTGGTCACAGGTCTGCCGGACAGCGGCACAATCGCCGCACTGGGCTACGCCGCCGAGAGCGGACATGCCTATCAGGCCGCGATCGTCCGCAACAGGTACTCGGGCCGGACGTTCATCGAGCCGACGCCGCGGGTGCGGGAGCTGGGCGTGCAGAAAAAACTGAACCCGATCCGCAGCCTGATAGAGGGCCGCCAGCTGGTGGCAATCGACGACTCGGTCGTCCGCGGAACCACGTCGCGGAAGGTCTGCGACCTGCTCCGCCGCTGCGGCGCCCGGGGCATTCACCTGCGGATTTCAAGCCCGCCGGTCTGCTACCCGTGCTTTTACGGCATCGACACGCCGAGCCGGGACGACCTTGTGGCGGCTCAAAAGTCCGTGCCGGCGATGGCGAGCCAGTTCGGCTGCGACAGCCTGCAGTACCTGACGAAAGAAGCTCTGATCCGTTCCATCGGCAAGCCGGCCTGCGAGCTCTGCACGGCCTGCTTTGACGGACACTACATGGAGGAAGACGAACGATGA